The following is a genomic window from Mycolicibacterium sp. TY81.
GCGACGTTGTGCGCGGCCACCCGCAGCGGTGACGTCGACCGGTTCATCGCCGCACTCGCACCCGACGCCGAGCTGATCTCCCCGCTGTCCGGGCGCATGGTGTTCCGCGGCCGCGACGACCTCCGGGTGCTCCTGACCGCGGTATATGCCGGGATGCGAAACCTGGAGTGGGAGAACGTCATCGGTGACGGACCCACGCGCGTCGCGGTGAGTCGCGGGCGCATCGCGAGACTGACCATCACCGATGCCCTGGTGTTCGAACTCGACGATGCGGGGTTGATCCGGCGGCTGCGACCGCACCTGCGGCCGTGGCTTGCGGTGACGGTCTTCGCCCTGCTGCTCGGCCCCAGGCTCGCCGCCCACCCCGGCGTCGCACGCCGGGCGCTCAGGCGCTGATCTCGGCCGGACCGAACCAGCGCGCCAGTGCGGCCCGCAGGTGCTCCGCGTCTTCGGCCCCGAAAGTGTCTGCCGCCCAAGCGACATAACCGTCGGGCCGGATCAGCATGGCGGCAGGCCCGTCCGCCATGGCGGCTTCCACCGTGTCGACACGGCGCTCCCACGGTGCGACGACGGCGGCCACCGCACCGCCGGACAGGTCGAGGACCACGCCCCGTCCGCTGTGCAGCAGGTCGGTGAGCCGGCGCCCGTCGTCCAGCGTCTCGTCCGGCACCATGAA
Proteins encoded in this region:
- a CDS encoding nuclear transport factor 2 family protein, whose product is MTTSTDSVATLCAATRSGDVDRFIAALAPDAELISPLSGRMVFRGRDDLRVLLTAVYAGMRNLEWENVIGDGPTRVAVSRGRIARLTITDALVFELDDAGLIRRLRPHLRPWLAVTVFALLLGPRLAAHPGVARRALRR